A single Macaca fascicularis isolate 582-1 chromosome 13, T2T-MFA8v1.1 DNA region contains:
- the C1D gene encoding nuclear nucleic acid-binding protein C1D isoform X1, protein MTSQFSAVFKSCSAIMAGEEINEDYPVEIHEYLSAFENSIGAVDEMLKTMMSVSRNELLQKLDPLEQAKVDLVSAYTLNSMFWVYLATQGVNPKEHPVKQELERIRVYMNRVKEITDKKKAGKLDRGAASRFVKNALWEPKPRNASKVANKGKSKS, encoded by the exons tcAGCCATAATGGCAGGTGAAGAAATTAATGAAGACTATCCAGTAGAAATTCATGAGTATTTGTCAGCGTTTGAGAATTCCATTGGTGCTGTGGATGAGATGCTGAAGACCATGATGTCTGTTTCTAGAAATGAGTTGTTGcagaag ttGGACCCACTTGAACAAGCAAAAGTGGATTTGGTTTCTGCATACACATTAAATTCAATGTTTTGGG tttatttGGCAACTCAAGGAGTTAATCCTAAGGAACATCCAGTAAAACAGGAATTg GAAAGAATCAGAGTATATATGAACAGAGTCAAGGAAATAACAGACAAGAAAAAGGCTGGCAAGCTGGACAGAGGTGCAGCTTCAAGATTTGTAAAAAATGCCCTCTGGGAACCAAAACCAAGAAATGCATCAAAAGTTGCcaataaaggaaaaagtaaaagttaa
- the C1D gene encoding nuclear nucleic acid-binding protein C1D isoform X2, whose translation MAGEEINEDYPVEIHEYLSAFENSIGAVDEMLKTMMSVSRNELLQKLDPLEQAKVDLVSAYTLNSMFWVYLATQGVNPKEHPVKQELERIRVYMNRVKEITDKKKAGKLDRGAASRFVKNALWEPKPRNASKVANKGKSKS comes from the exons ATGGCAGGTGAAGAAATTAATGAAGACTATCCAGTAGAAATTCATGAGTATTTGTCAGCGTTTGAGAATTCCATTGGTGCTGTGGATGAGATGCTGAAGACCATGATGTCTGTTTCTAGAAATGAGTTGTTGcagaag ttGGACCCACTTGAACAAGCAAAAGTGGATTTGGTTTCTGCATACACATTAAATTCAATGTTTTGGG tttatttGGCAACTCAAGGAGTTAATCCTAAGGAACATCCAGTAAAACAGGAATTg GAAAGAATCAGAGTATATATGAACAGAGTCAAGGAAATAACAGACAAGAAAAAGGCTGGCAAGCTGGACAGAGGTGCAGCTTCAAGATTTGTAAAAAATGCCCTCTGGGAACCAAAACCAAGAAATGCATCAAAAGTTGCcaataaaggaaaaagtaaaagttaa